From a region of the Triticum aestivum cultivar Chinese Spring chromosome 7D, IWGSC CS RefSeq v2.1, whole genome shotgun sequence genome:
- the LOC123164459 gene encoding probable LRR receptor-like serine/threonine-protein kinase At4g37250 yields MERRRRGGGGAGAGGDMVKYGLLLVVLALGGRGVTGLDADGELLMAFRRAVTADPLGALRSWSYSDDSACAWNGVICNGFPQQQASTVNLTSASSSGNGNFSTLAGGRANGTLLGLNASMAAATVSRVIGLVLPGAQLSGSLPAELARVEHLRHLDLSGNGLNGTLPAALLLNATELRVLSLAGNDLSGALPDASYARALQELNLSDNALAGWLPASLLRAPGLAVLGLANNYLAGELPAGGVGGLQVVDLSSNYFRGQLPADFGGTQLRFLNVSSNSLTGALPAELSDVVPVNTTVDLSNNNFTGAVPPAEPFAAQPASAYEGNPGLCGPPLKHACSIPSSLSNPPNATDSPPAFAAIPKSAARAPPGSPEAQAPRGGQGKLKPLVILAIVAGDLAGVGLLFMLFMYVYHIRKKRRQRREENPTAQQHKSIGGGAKALSVAGAKEDKAASSMACCIGGGKNDGSDSSDCSASSSDEASDDGGGEDPKKRAGSYIGWGTPQHHSKNKHERQQQQPPAPATLVTVDGGDGELEMETLLKASAYILGATGSSIVYKAVLADGTALAVRRIGESGGADKLKDFEAQVRAVARFRHPSILRLRGFYWGADEKLLIHDYAANGSLANIAFTRRFGASSPMHLNLEARLRIARGVARGLAFIHDKKGVHGNVKPSNILLGADMEPLVGDLGLDRLVSGESAAGRGGGGASARLFGSKRSMHSTSSLPDLSQMPGGAGAGPGASPSASAPPPYQAPECLKSLRPNAKWDVYSFGMVLLELLSGRVYSEVELCQWHAGAAGAVDDQRGRVLRMADPTLRGEAADAGSEDALLGCFRLAFACCAMAPGKRPAMRDAAALLDRIPVPSSASTSAVETPPY; encoded by the exons ATGGAGcgcaggaggcgcggcggcggcggcgctggggctggTGGCGACATGGTGAAGTATGGCTTATTGCTGGTGGTGCTCGCGCTGGGTGGCCGCGGGGTCACCGGGCTGGACGCGGACGGGGAGCTGCTCATGGCCTTCCGGCGCGCGGTCACCGCGGACCCGCTCGGCGCGCTCCGCAGCTGGAGCTACTCCGACGACTCCGCCTGCGCCTGGAACGGCGTCATCTGCAACGGCTTCCCGCAGCAGCAGGCATCCACGGTCAACctcacctccgcctcctcctccggaaaCGGGAACTTCAGCACGCTCGCCGGCGGCAGGGCGAACGGCACGCTGCTGGGCCTCAACGCGTCCATGGCGGCGGCCACGGTGTCGCGGGTCATCGGCCTCGTCCTCCCCGGCGCGCAGCTCTCCGGCTCGCTCCCCGCCGAGCTGGCCCGCGTCGAGCACCTGCGCCACCTCGACCTCTCCGGGAACGGCCTCAACGGGACCCTCCCCGCCGCGCTGCTGCTCAACGCCACCGAGCTCCGCGTGCTCTCGCTCGCCGGCAACGACCTCTCCGGCGCGCTCCCGGACGCGTCCTACGCGCGGGCGCTCCAGGAGCTCAACCTCTCCGACAACGCGCTCGCCGGCTGGCTCCCTGCTTCGCTCCTCAGGGCGCCTGGCCTCGCCGTGCTGGGCCTCGCCAACAACTACCTCGCCGGCGAGCTCCCCGCTGGCGGGGTCGGCGGGCTGCAGGTCGTGGACCTGAGCAGCAACTACTTCAGGGGCCAACTCCCGGCGGACTTCGGCGGGACGCAGCTCAGGTTCCTCAACGTGTCGTCCAACAGCCTCACCGGCGCGCTCCCGGCCGAGCTGTCCGACGTCGTGCCAGTCAACACCACGGTGGATCTGTCCAACAATAACTTCACCGGCGCGGTCCCGCCGGCCGAGCCCTTCGCCGCGCAGCCGGCGTCGGCGTACGAGGGCAACCCGGGGCTGTGCGGCCCGCCGCTGAAGCACGCGTGCTCCATCCCGTCGTCGCTCTCCAACCCGCCCAACGCCACCGACTCGCCGCCGGCCTTCGCGGCCATCCCCAAGAGCGCCGCCCGGGCGCCGCCGGGCTCCCCCGAGGCCCAGGCCCCGCGCGGCGGGCAGGGGAAGCTCAAACCGCTGGTGATCCTCGCCATCGTGGCCGGTGACCTCGCCGGCGTGGGGCTCCTCTTCATGCTCTTCATGTACGTCTACCACATCAGGAagaagcggcggcagcggcgggaggaGAACCCGACGGCGCAGCAGCACAAGAGCATCGGCGGCGGAGCCAAGGCATTGAGCGTCGCCGGAGCCAAAGAAGACAAGGCAGCCAGCTCAATGGCATGCTGCATTGGCGGCGGCAAGAACGACGGCTCGGACAGCTCCGACTGCTCGGCATCGTCATCCGACGAGGCctccgacgacggcggcggcgaggacccCAAGAAGAGAGCGGGGAGCTACATCGGCTGGGGCACCCCGCAGCACCACAGCAAGAACAAGCacgagcggcagcagcagcagcccccCGCACCGGCGACGCTGGTgacggtggacggcggcgacggcgagctggAGATGGAGACGCTGCTCAAGGCGTCGGCCTACATCCTGGGCGCCACCGGGTCGAGCATCGTGTACAAGGCCGTGCTCGCGGACGGCACGGCGCTGGCCGTCCGGCGCATCGGCGAGAGCGGCGGCGCCGACAAGCTCAAGGACTTCGAGGCGCAGGTGCGCGCCGTCGCCCGGTTCCGGCACCCCAGCATCCTCCGGCTCCGGGGCTTCTACTGGGGCGCCGACGAGAAGCTCCTCATCCACGACTACGCCGCCAACGGCAGCCTCGCCAACATCGCCTTCACCC GGCGGTTCGGCGCGTCGTCGCCGATGCACCTGAACCTGGAGGCGCGGCTGCGGATCGCGCGCGGGGTGGCGCGGGGGCTGGCATTCATCCACGACAAGAAGGGCGTGCACGGCAACGTGAAGCCGAGCAACATCCTGCTCGGCGCCGACATGGAGCCGCTGGTGGGCGACCTGGGGCTGGACCGGCTGGtgtccggcgagagcgcggccggccggggcggcggcggcgcgtctgCGCGGCTGTTCGGGAGCAAGCGCTCCATGCACTCCACCAGCAGCCTGCCGGACCTGTCCCAGATGCCGGGCGGCGCGGGGGCCGGGCCCGGGGCCAGCCCGTCGGCATCGGCCCCGCCGCCGTACCAGGCGCCCGAGTGCCTCAAGAGCCTGCGGCCCAACGCCAAGTGGGACGTCTACTCCTTCGgcatggtgctcctggagctgctcTCGGGGCGCGTCTACTCAGAGGTGGAGCTCTGCCAGTGGCACGCGGGCGCCGCCGGCGCCGTCGACGACCAGCGCGGCCGCGTGCTGCGGATGGCCGACCCCACGCTCCGCGGCGAGGCCGCCGACGCCGGCAGCGAGGACGCGCTGCTCGGCTGCTTCCGGCTCGCCTTCGCCTGCTGCGCCATGGCGCCCGGCAAGCGGCCCGCCATGCGGGACGCCGCCGCGCTCCTCGACAGGATCCCGGTGCCCTCCTCCGCATCCACCTCCGCCGTTGAAACTCCTCCTTACTGA